In Coregonus clupeaformis isolate EN_2021a chromosome 5, ASM2061545v1, whole genome shotgun sequence, the sequence GAGAACATATGCTCATCAACTCACTACACTATCATGTTGACACTTTAAGCACATCACTGCTCATAGAGATGGGTTAAACATTTAATTTCACACACAAATACCCAATATACAGTAAAACACACTCCCTTAGTCCTCCTTGACACAGTCTTCTTCTCAGGCCAACTGTTCATGTTGAGTCGTGACAACTCCAGTAAAACTGGCCATAAATGCTCTATCCAGGTATTTTATAGAATATCAATACTGGAAATGTTTAAAGACAAAGCGTTGATCCATACTTGTACATGTGTATCTAATAAGAACAAGTTATATTACAGAATAATAATGTGGTCTTATCACATTCATGTATACTGAGTGAATATATTACTAATCTCAATTAGGTAGTTGGAATGCATAACTCATCGATAACACTAGGCTATAATGTTCAATGGCTGAGATATCTGGGTTTGAAATATTTTTCCTTTAATGCCAAAAggttcttaaaggcccagtgcagtaagaaatgtgattttcctgtgttttatgagattggaataatactgtgaaattgtgaaaatgataatgTGCGTTTAGTGTAAAAGCTGTTTGATATTCTTgcttgagatttttttttttaccattttcattgaaaacaatcacagtaaggtacataattgttacccagaaataatttgatatggagataaaacagctgcattggacctttaaaactTTGTTAAATAAACATGGTTTTGAATGGTTGTTTCATGGTTCTTATCATAATGTAGTACCAAAGCTGAGGAAATAATGCACACATTTAAACTTATCTTGTGCTGTCAGCAAGTCAAATCGCAAGTTAGTTTTATTTTTAGTGTAAATTACTGACAATGCAGTCACATTGGAGCACCAAATGTTATAGTACACACACCGTATATGAAACCTCGCAGTCATCCAACCCGCCTAGATACATTTAACTTAGTGTTTTCTAcattcaaaaaaaaaaacatgagttTTCTGACTAAACTGGAATTGTGTCATGAGAAAACTTGCTCATGTTTCAAATGTTGCCATCATAACTGAACACACATGAAAGGCCACTTTGTGCAGGAGAGTCTGTGATGTCATCAAACTAACCATCTGATATAGATGCATTGTTTTTTTATTGCAAGACAACCAAAAACCTTCACCCCAATACTAATACTTATTAACCACAAAATACAGCAtggagaaatattacatttaacaTGGTTCCGCTTCCATACTGTATCTCTCAATGAGCAACTTATTTAAAACACCTAAATTAATGTTTACATAACATGATTTAATTCCACGCAAACAGGAAAGGAGGACCTAATGACGGCTTTAGCCTACAGTAATCTCAAAAACCAAACTGCTATAGTATTTTCCCCCTTTAAAAAAAAGGGGAGTTCAAGATACTTGAGGGATCCAGTCACAGTCAAACACCACAAGAtggctgccaccaccatcccttCAAGACAGGAGAAAGTCAAATTTTGGACAGCCCATGGCATTACATTTATCCAGACTCTGACAGTAAACTTCTGGCAATTATCATCCGCATCACTTCATTTGTTCCTGAAAGGGAAAGGAAATATAAAAGCGTAAAACATCAGTAATTTGTCAGTGCAACAACAGTGGCTAGTGATCACAAGTTTATAAAGAGGTGTGCATTGCCACTAAAATACTTTTAACCATCTGTTATAAAGCACAATTTCACAAGGACAGCTTTGTCATGGTAAGCaaggtgtgtatgtatatatatatatatatatgtgtgccagtaaccgaaaggtcgcaggttctaatccccgagccgactaggtgaaatctgtcgatgtgcccttgagcaaggcacttaaccctaattgctcctgtaagtcgctcgggataagagcgtctgctaaatgacaaaaaattaaaaaaattaaaaaatgtatacCCTCCAGTATCTGGTGTACTCTGATGTCCCGGACAAACTGCTGAACAGCGTAGTCTTTGAGGTAACCGTATCCACCATGCATCTGGAGTGCCTGGTTACAGATCTGTTGAGAGGGCAGAGATACCGATCAGCTACATCTGATAGACTTCTACATCATTACCAGTGTGCAAGAGGAGACCACTTACAGTAAAACGTCCATTAAACGTTGAGTCTCAACAAGCACTGGTCTCTTTTAATGGCCGGGCATCGTTCCACATTTTAGCAAATAAACACTGGCCTATAACAAGCACTGGGTCCCAGAAAAGTGTCATAAAGCGAGCACTGTCTGCATTTTGCGGGTCTGCTGCAGTGAATCTCTACCTTGCGTTGAATGACTGATCCCTGCATGTCAAAATGCAAGTCTGCTGCAGTTTAAGCAAATACACACCCAGGCTAATAGCTAATGGAAGTTTTACAGTAAATACTAAAATAACacagtattttcatatttttttcggATCTATCCCTAAGAACCATTTTAAGAGATAAAAACTAATATTGACTCACATTGAAGCACTCGTCAGTGACAAAGAGTTTGGCCATGGAGCAGAGGGAAACAGCGTCAGACCTGCCCTCCTGCAGTGCCAGGGCAGCCTCGCGCACCAACAGACGCGACGCCACTAGCTTGGTGGCCATCTCTGCCAACTTAAACTGCAGGAACTACAGAAGGAACCCAGAGGGAAACCGTCAAGAAACCCAGTATCAAATATCCTATTGGATTACTAAAGGTATTTCCCAATTCAAAGCTGTAGACTTGGTGGGATACTTACCTGGTTGTTGGAGAGGGTCTCTCCAAACTGCTTGCGTACTAACAGGTGATTTCTCGTCAGCTGTACACATGCATGGGCCGCCCCAAGAGAACAAGAGGCTGCAGTCAGATAAACCACATGTAAGTTAATGTAGCTGACATCTGAGCCTTGGTTGTTTTCAAAACGTGTGAAGTAAATGGGTTAAGCAAAACCAACTTGAGAAAAATATATAGATGGCCATCAAATAAACCATTGAAACAAAAGGTAAATCTGGTGCCATCTCACCAATATTGATCCTGCCTCCGTTCAGGCCTCTCATAGCGATGTTGAAGCCCTCTCCCTCATGACCCAGCCGATTGGTCACTGGGACGTGGCAGTCCTCTAAGATCACTGCTCTGGTTGGCTGAGAGTTCCAtcccacctggagagagagaatagaggccTCAGTTGAAGAACCACTGCATCCTTCAGGGCTTCAACACAACTATGACACAACTATGCCCCCTGGTGGGCATGGCTTCACTTAGACATGAGGACATGAACTACAGACCATGTAAGTTTGTAGGTTCCTGCTTTACAGTTTATAAGACATAAGGATTGTATTCAAAATGACCAATTTAAGACAATATCAACATCAATAAAATGCCAGctaccttcttctccttcttgccAAAGCTGAGTCCTAGAGTGTCTTTCTCCACCACCACACAGGAGATCCCCTTGGGACCTTTCCCTCCCGTCCGACACATTACTATGTACACGTCTGTGTCTCCTCCTCCACTGATGAAGGCCTGCAGTAGGACACATATACAGTGAGACAGGAACTTCCACTTTATATCACAATTTATTATATCATATCAGCTATAGTACAGAGATTAATTAGAAACAGTACCTTGGAACCATTGAGGATATAATGGTCTCCTTCCAACTTTGCAGTAGTGAGTAACGAAGCAGCATCACTCCCACTGCCTGAAACGTGAACGGGAAATGAGATTCAATAAGACAAAAAGAGAATCAGAAATAAAACTGCTTCATAACCACATTATACAGGTTCATGGTGTCAATGCATGACACACTATCACATACTAGAAAGATTAGAACAAAATACCAACCTGGTTCAGTGAGACAATAAGAGGCAAACTTGTCCATCGTACAAAGCTCAGGGCAGTACTTCTCCCTCTGCTCAGTGTTGCCGAAGGTGTCAATCATCCAGTTACACATGCTGCACAGAAATGAGCATCCATTAATGAACACCCCATACATACACCAAACATCACCTATAGACATTTGACTAGATATTAATTAAAAGCAGGGGTATCTCTTGAGCAGACACTTTAGAGTTTGAATGTTGTGGTGAATGCTGGCATTGTCCAGGCCTTACTTGTGAATGCTGATGTAGGCTGTGGTGCTGACGCAGCCTGTTGATAAGGCCTCAAAGATGACAGAGGTGTCCAGGCGAGACAGGCCAGACCCCCCCACCTCTGGCTGTACATAGATCCCCCCAAACCCCAGCTGGGCAGCCTTACGCATGGTCTCCACCGGGAAGATTTCcttaacaataaaaaaatatgctTTTTATGTTCAAATAAATGCCCTCACACACAAAAAGGGGATTAGTGattgcagaggaggctggtgggaggagctataggaggacaggctcattgtaatggctggaatggcatTGATGCAAAGGAGTCAAACAtgtccatatgtttgataccgttccatttctTCCATTGATATGGATTGGTTTAAAGGGAGTCCGATTTTAAAGTGGCTCAAAAATATAGCTAAACAATCTGCACTGCACAATTGTACCTTTTCATCCCACTCAGCCATGTGTGGAGACATTTCATTGGCTGCGAAGTCAAAGGCCATCTTCTGAAACTCCTTTTGTTCATCGCTGAGGCCATGAGAAGCTGCAAGGGAGAAGTTAAGAATAGAGCCTAGTGGTGTAAGACAATGGTAGTACTGTAGAGTAAGGCAAAATTACCAGAATCCTTTTAAACGTACTTTTTCACATGAAGAGAAATAGTTAAAACAACCATTGAACATGACACACGCCCTTACATCACATCCGTCCATGTCAACGTAGGTCAGGCCAGAACAGTGTTGCCATGTTCCGGccaaattgggctactttgaaaacgatgtcgTGGGTGAAAATGTATTGTTCGCGAGTTGCGGGTTTTTgggctatttctatgttgcaccGCGGCCGCCATGGTTTTCTCTTAAAAAATGTAGATTTCACTGTTGCTGAGTGAGTGAAGAGACCGGGAGGGATACGTGTGTTGAGAGAGCGCTACAGTGATTGGCTGAGTCACGTGAACCAGAGGAGAGGGAGCAGCACGTGCGCACGTTGTGACAATTTtttttaccagttgtaggtaggctatttagattgtcattatggaggcacctatttccaaacctttttccataaaacatattaattaagctagaactgatgcacatcaaTAAATAATGGAGACAAAAAAAGCACTCAATCGCTCcgaggtggtttaaactgcacTCTAATGTTGACTTTGCTTAAAGAAAACGGTATCAAGCGAAGTGTTTTAtgcatgctcagttcttgggtctcGGGGGCTGCCCGAGTGGAAATtttggaagttatggaactccctcACGTGGTTCTTTTTATCGGGAAAAGGcctcaatgaaactgacattaaatgtggagaattatACATTTGCCTCTGTTGGTTATAAAGTAGCCTATTAATTGATATGCCAATTGtaggctaccatttgatacaataaatttGTCGAAATGACTGGAGTCATTGTAAATCaatgtgccacttgtgtagcctacctggagctggcaaaccaatttaataaatagcctataacttcagtttgttgttgtagccttatgttattatgcaattattaatggacatgtttagttaattaaattggaagttatcaaagctctatcgcaattgccgatCAGTTGTTGAACGCCTTAGATTGGTGTAACAGTAGTCAGATTAGGCTAATAAAAataaacactggctgttgttgacaagcatattcagtatatatttatattattaatatttatttcagtgattgaaattatgaccccatcctcagtagcctattacagcaggctattgggaaacacaagcacttcTTACCTCGAAATCGCCTTGCTGTTCATGTTGAATAAATTCGTCTGTTTGAagtaagcaagctgctaaatcgttcagtttatatcttgcctacatcttgtctaggctactgtagactatctgaaattagatgtaggtctatcaggggctataggctacctgcctttatcCAAGAAAACCATGGCATAGTTTaattacaatcataaacccagattttagtctgtagcctatgccttttgaaatgacaagtcaatctTGCAAATTGGCCATAATAAtagcacaattgccagaaaatagcctaacattAGTTTATTTTCATCCAAGTGTTTCTTGCTCAAAGATtgagatcctctgtccaactttcatcactcaaactctcctgtcggaTTTATCTATAGTTAAACATGCACAAAGGGGATTTATTAAAAATTATAAACCTGATTAgcgccctgaatgctgattggctgaaagtcgTGGTAtttcagaccatataccacaggtatgacaaaaaaatatgttttactgttctaattacgttggtaaccagtttataatagcattaAGGCAccctgggggtttgtggtatatggtcaatatacatCGGCAAACGaatgtatccaggcactccgtttGGCGtaatgcttaagaacagcccatagccgtggtatattggccatatatcataCCCCCTTGTACGCCTTATagcttaatcatagcagtcaaacgagttaaatcgacatccattgatggaaaatgatctggcgagtttaagggcaaattatattttctgttgcgacatattcaaattcctttattacGTCATGTTATTTTGAGGAAAACCGAATTTTGCATCTAACGTCGTTACTAagatattccttcttaattgactcgataacgttatggaaaaaggttttattgtataaatatggcaactcctctcttgctgaaaaaaacaacaacaatttgtCTAGTCTTCAGGCCATTTGGGAAGGTTTTGAGTTGTCATTGTACAGATCATTTTAGCTGGACATGGCGTAGTACACACACCCCTGCCTCAGAGAGGTGGAAAGGAGCCATGGCCGTCCAATAGGAATCAAGTGGCTGTCCTCAAGCACGCCAGCCTGTAGACCACCATGCATTCTCATAATTAATACTGTTACAATGTATCAACACGACTACTTTAGCTGCAAAATAACGATTTGGAGTACCACTTGACAAAACACTCGACCAGAGGTTACATTGCTAGTTAGGTAGTATAACGTTAGTTGTTACTGTCTAACGTTACTAACAGAGGTCAATATGACTAACTAGTACTTAAGTAGCAATGCATTGCTGGAAAATGCACACTTAGCAATGAAAAACAAAACACTATCTGCAGTCAGTTACCTACTACAGTagtcagctaacgttagcgagTTTAGCGAGCTATTCAGCTCATCCCAACTAGCTAACGCGTCAGATGGCTAGTAGTGCAAGTCTGCATTACTCTACTAACTATTTTGAAAATCAAAATGCTTACGGTCAATGCACGAAGCTATTCCTCGGCTCTGTGTGCTGTTAAATATTAAACGGCGACTTCTGCCGATGCATGAACTCAGTCTGGCAACTCTAGATAACGTTCCCACGGCCGCCATGTTGGTTACTGGTTATATCACGCTGCTGCTGTAGGGAAATGTTCCATTACGCAAGATAAGTGTAGTTCTTAGATTGTGTagttcttttatttatttatttttgttttaacatttatttaagtAGGCaattcagttaagaacacattcgtatttacaatgacggcctaccaa encodes:
- the acad8 gene encoding isobutyryl-CoA dehydrogenase, mitochondrial, whose translation is MAAVGTLSRVARLSSCIGRSRRLIFNSTQSRGIASCIDPSHGLSDEQKEFQKMAFDFAANEMSPHMAEWDEKEIFPVETMRKAAQLGFGGIYVQPEVGGSGLSRLDTSVIFEALSTGCVSTTAYISIHNMCNWMIDTFGNTEQREKYCPELCTMDKFASYCLTEPGSGSDAASLLTTAKLEGDHYILNGSKAFISGGGDTDVYIVMCRTGGKGPKGISCVVVEKDTLGLSFGKKEKKVGWNSQPTRAVILEDCHVPVTNRLGHEGEGFNIAMRGLNGGRINIASCSLGAAHACVQLTRNHLLVRKQFGETLSNNQFLQFKLAEMATKLVASRLLVREAALALQEGRSDAVSLCSMAKLFVTDECFNICNQALQMHGGYGYLKDYAVQQFVRDIRVHQILEGTNEVMRMIIARSLLSESG